In the genome of Massilia sp. PAMC28688, one region contains:
- a CDS encoding NADH-quinone oxidoreductase subunit D — translation MAEIKNYTLNFGPQHPAAHGVLRLVLELDGEVIQRADPHIGLLHRGTEKLAETRTYLQSVPYMDRLDYVSMMANEHAYVMAIEKLLGIEVPIRAQYIRVMFDEITRLLNHLMWLGAHALDVGAMGPFLYAFRDREDLFDAYEAVSGARMHAAYYRPGGVYRDLPDAMPKHKPSIIRSAKAIDELNEHRKGSLLDFLEDFSHRFVKYVDEYETLLTDNRIWKQRTVGIGVVSPEDAKAMGFTGAMLRGSGVAWDLRKTQPYAVYDKMDFDIPVGTNGDCYDRYLVRIEEMRQSNRIIKQAIAWLRANPGPVMTDNHKVAPPSRTEMKSNMESLIHHFKLFTEGFHVPPGEAYAAVEHPKGEFGIYIVSDGANKPYRLKIRAPDYAHLQSLDEMSRGHMIADAVTIIGTQDIVFGSIDR, via the coding sequence ATGGCAGAGATTAAGAACTACACCCTGAACTTCGGTCCCCAGCACCCGGCAGCGCACGGCGTGCTGCGCCTGGTGCTCGAGCTCGACGGCGAAGTGATCCAGCGCGCCGACCCGCACATTGGTCTCTTGCACCGCGGCACCGAAAAGCTGGCGGAAACCCGCACCTACCTGCAGTCAGTGCCCTATATGGACCGTCTCGACTATGTGTCGATGATGGCCAACGAGCACGCCTACGTGATGGCGATTGAAAAGCTGCTCGGCATCGAAGTGCCGATCCGGGCCCAGTACATCCGCGTCATGTTCGATGAAATCACGCGCCTGCTCAATCACCTCATGTGGCTGGGCGCGCACGCGCTTGACGTGGGCGCCATGGGTCCCTTCCTGTACGCCTTCCGCGACCGCGAAGACCTGTTCGATGCCTATGAAGCGGTGTCGGGCGCGCGCATGCACGCGGCCTACTACCGCCCGGGCGGCGTGTACCGCGACCTGCCGGACGCGATGCCAAAGCACAAGCCATCGATCATCCGCAGCGCCAAGGCCATCGACGAACTGAACGAACACCGCAAGGGCTCGCTGCTGGACTTCCTGGAAGACTTCAGCCACCGTTTCGTCAAGTACGTGGACGAATACGAAACGCTGTTGACCGACAACCGCATCTGGAAACAGCGTACCGTCGGCATCGGCGTGGTCTCGCCGGAAGACGCGAAAGCGATGGGCTTTACCGGCGCCATGCTGCGCGGTTCGGGCGTGGCCTGGGACTTGCGCAAGACCCAGCCCTACGCCGTGTACGACAAGATGGATTTCGATATCCCGGTCGGCACCAATGGCGACTGCTACGACCGCTACCTGGTGCGCATTGAAGAAATGCGCCAGTCGAACCGCATCATCAAGCAGGCCATTGCCTGGCTGCGCGCCAACCCGGGTCCGGTCATGACCGACAACCACAAGGTGGCGCCGCCTTCGCGCACCGAGATGAAGTCGAACATGGAGTCGCTGATTCACCACTTCAAGCTGTTTACCGAAGGCTTCCACGTCCCGCCGGGCGAGGCGTATGCCGCGGTCGAGCATCCGAAAGGGGAGTTCGGCATCTATATCGTGTCCGACGGCGCCAACAAGCCCTACCGCCTGAAGATCCGCGCCCCGGACTACGCTCACCTGCAGAGCCTGGACGAAATGTCGCGCGGCCACATGATTGCCGACGCCGTCACCATCATCGGCACCCAGGACATCGTATTCGGCAGTATCGACCGGTAA
- the nuoE gene encoding NADH-quinone oxidoreductase subunit NuoE, translating to MLLSEQSYKKIDREVAKFPPDHKESAVMAALAIAQDEKGWLPPEVMQDVADYLGMPAIAVQEVATFYNMYNVKPVGKYKISVCTNLPCQLSGGEKAAQYLKEKLGIGFRETSADGQFTLVEGECMGACGDAPVMLVNNKRMCSWMSNDKIDALVEELKK from the coding sequence ATGTTGTTATCAGAGCAGTCATACAAAAAAATCGACCGCGAAGTCGCCAAGTTCCCGCCTGACCATAAAGAGTCGGCCGTGATGGCGGCGCTCGCCATTGCGCAGGACGAGAAGGGCTGGCTGCCGCCGGAAGTGATGCAGGACGTGGCCGACTACCTCGGCATGCCTGCCATCGCCGTTCAGGAAGTGGCCACTTTCTACAATATGTACAACGTCAAGCCGGTCGGCAAGTACAAGATTTCCGTCTGCACCAACCTGCCGTGCCAGCTGTCCGGCGGCGAAAAGGCGGCCCAGTATCTGAAGGAAAAGCTCGGCATCGGCTTTCGTGAAACCTCGGCCGACGGCCAGTTCACCCTGGTCGAAGGCGAGTGCATGGGTGCCTGCGGCGACGCCCCCGTCATGCTGGTCAATAACAAGCGCATGTGCAGCTGGATGTCGAACGACAAGATCGACGCCCTGGTCGAGGAACTCAAGAAATGA
- the nuoF gene encoding NADH-quinone oxidoreductase subunit NuoF, which translates to MTSLHNRHIAPLILAGLDGKNWHLQDYVNRGGYSALRRILEEKITPEQVIAELKASSLRGRGGAGFPTGLKWSFMPRQFPGQKYLVCNTDEGEPGTFKDRDIIRYNPHALIEGMAIGAYAMGITVGYNYIHGEIFADYDRFEEALEEARAANMLGDRIMGSDFTFQLHAFHGYGAYICGEETALLESLEGKKGQPRFKPPFPASFGLYGKPTTINNTETFAAVPFVMNLGGEKYAALGKPNNGGTKIFSMSGDVALPGNYEVPLGTPFSKLLELAGGMRDGKKIKAVIPGGSSMPVLTGEVMMATDMDYDSIAKAGSMLGSGAVIVMDETRCMVKSLLRLSYFYYEESCGQCTPCREGTGWLYRMVHRIEHGQGRADDLDMLNSIADNIQGRTICALGDAAAMPVRAMIKNFREEFEYHIEHKRCIVPAYI; encoded by the coding sequence ATGACATCACTCCACAACCGCCACATCGCCCCCTTGATTCTCGCTGGCCTGGACGGCAAGAACTGGCATTTGCAGGATTATGTGAACCGCGGCGGCTATTCCGCCCTGCGCCGCATCCTGGAAGAAAAGATCACGCCGGAACAGGTCATCGCTGAACTGAAGGCATCGTCGCTGCGCGGCCGCGGCGGCGCCGGCTTTCCCACGGGCTTGAAGTGGAGCTTCATGCCACGCCAGTTCCCGGGCCAGAAATACCTCGTCTGCAATACCGACGAAGGCGAGCCGGGTACCTTTAAGGACCGCGACATCATTCGCTACAATCCGCACGCGCTGATTGAAGGCATGGCCATTGGCGCCTACGCCATGGGCATCACCGTGGGCTACAACTACATCCACGGCGAAATCTTTGCCGACTACGACCGCTTTGAAGAAGCGCTGGAAGAGGCGCGCGCCGCCAATATGCTGGGCGATCGCATCATGGGCAGCGACTTCACGTTCCAGCTGCACGCCTTCCACGGCTACGGCGCCTACATCTGCGGCGAAGAAACGGCGCTGCTGGAGTCGCTCGAAGGCAAGAAGGGACAGCCGCGCTTCAAGCCGCCTTTCCCCGCTTCCTTCGGCCTGTATGGCAAGCCGACCACCATCAACAACACCGAGACCTTCGCGGCCGTGCCGTTCGTGATGAACCTTGGCGGCGAAAAGTACGCGGCGCTGGGCAAGCCCAACAATGGCGGCACCAAGATTTTCTCGATGTCGGGCGACGTGGCATTGCCGGGCAATTATGAAGTGCCGCTCGGCACGCCGTTTTCCAAGCTGCTGGAACTGGCTGGCGGCATGCGCGACGGCAAAAAGATCAAGGCAGTCATTCCTGGCGGCTCGTCCATGCCAGTGCTGACGGGCGAGGTCATGATGGCGACCGACATGGATTACGATTCGATCGCCAAGGCCGGCTCCATGCTCGGCTCGGGCGCCGTGATCGTCATGGACGAAACGCGCTGCATGGTCAAGTCGCTGCTGCGCCTGTCGTACTTCTATTACGAAGAATCCTGTGGCCAGTGCACCCCATGCCGCGAAGGCACGGGCTGGCTGTACCGCATGGTCCACCGCATCGAGCACGGCCAGGGCCGCGCCGACGACCTGGACATGCTCAATTCGATCGCCGACAACATCCAGGGCCGCACCATTTGCGCGCTCGGCGATGCGGCGGCGATGCCGGTACGGGCCATGATCAAGAACTTCCGCGAAGAATTTGAATATCACATCGAGCACAAGCGCTGTATCGTGCCCGCTTATATCTAA
- the nuoG gene encoding NADH-quinone oxidoreductase subunit NuoG, which produces MVEIEIDGKKVEVPPGSMVMDAANKIGTYIPHFCYHKKLSIAANCRMCLVEVEKAPKPLPACATPVTAGMIVRSNSDKAVQAQKSVMEFLLINHPLDCPICDQGGECQLQDLAVGYGKSNSRYAEEKRVVAPKEAGPLISMNEMTRCIHCTRCVRFGQEVAGVMELGMLGRGEHAEITSFVGKTVDSEVSGNMIDLCPVGALTSRPFRYTARTWELSRRKSISPHDSLGTNLIVQVKGGKVMRVLPLENDEINECWLSDKDRFSYEALDNDARLTKPMLKQGGVWAETDWQTALEYVAHGLRNIKHEHGADSIAAVATAQSTVEELHLLAKAMRGIGSEHVDFRLRQTDFALDGHITPWLGMPIAALSTVKRALVIGSFLRKDHPLVATRLRAAVKNGGKLSVIHASDDELLIPTANKIIAAPSDWLAALSDIVSAVSSAKGVAAPAGFDSKPSDAASAIAASLNTGDESMPAVILLGNAAMHHPQASSIYAAAQWIAEQTGAKLGVLTEGANTVGGYLVGATARNAKELFSEPKKAYLLLNAEPELDAANPQQARAALDAAEMVVVMSAFQHGFDYADVLLPISPFSETSGTFVNCEGRAQSFNGTVKPLGDTRPAWKVLRVLGNLLGVSGFDYDTSEAVRDELFGKGVTDLRDKLNNTGKAALKPATFGSAASLERIADVPIYFADPIARRSEPLLRTADANQPLVKLPSALAAQLGVQAGDKVKVSQGNGSAILMAGIDASLPANTVRVSAAHAATSTLGAMFGAIQVEKAGESA; this is translated from the coding sequence ATGGTTGAAATTGAAATTGACGGTAAAAAAGTTGAGGTCCCACCAGGTTCGATGGTGATGGACGCAGCCAACAAGATCGGCACCTATATCCCGCACTTTTGCTATCACAAGAAATTGTCGATTGCCGCGAACTGCCGCATGTGCCTGGTCGAAGTGGAAAAAGCACCCAAGCCTTTGCCTGCCTGCGCCACGCCGGTCACGGCCGGCATGATCGTGCGCTCCAACAGCGACAAGGCCGTGCAGGCGCAAAAGTCGGTGATGGAATTCCTGCTCATTAACCATCCCCTCGATTGCCCCATCTGCGACCAGGGCGGCGAGTGCCAGCTGCAAGACCTCGCTGTTGGCTACGGCAAGTCCAATTCGCGCTACGCGGAAGAAAAGCGCGTGGTGGCGCCCAAGGAAGCCGGTCCCCTGATCTCGATGAACGAGATGACCCGCTGCATCCACTGCACCCGCTGCGTGCGCTTTGGCCAGGAAGTGGCCGGCGTGATGGAGCTGGGCATGCTGGGCCGCGGTGAACATGCCGAAATCACTTCCTTCGTCGGCAAAACGGTGGACTCGGAAGTATCGGGCAACATGATTGACCTGTGCCCCGTGGGCGCACTCACGTCGCGCCCGTTCCGCTACACGGCCCGTACCTGGGAATTGTCGCGCCGCAAGTCGATTTCTCCGCACGATTCGCTGGGCACCAACCTGATCGTGCAGGTCAAGGGTGGCAAGGTCATGCGCGTGCTGCCGCTGGAAAACGACGAGATCAACGAATGCTGGCTGTCCGACAAGGACCGCTTCTCGTATGAAGCGCTGGACAACGATGCGCGCCTGACCAAGCCCATGCTCAAGCAGGGCGGCGTCTGGGCCGAGACCGACTGGCAGACGGCGCTGGAATACGTGGCCCATGGCCTGCGCAACATCAAGCACGAGCACGGCGCCGACAGCATTGCCGCCGTCGCCACCGCCCAGTCGACCGTGGAAGAGTTGCACCTGCTGGCCAAGGCCATGCGCGGCATCGGTTCCGAGCATGTCGACTTCCGCCTGCGCCAGACCGACTTCGCGCTCGACGGCCACATCACCCCTTGGCTGGGCATGCCGATCGCCGCACTGTCCACCGTCAAGCGCGCGCTGGTCATTGGTTCCTTCCTGCGCAAGGATCACCCGCTGGTGGCAACCCGCCTGCGCGCCGCCGTGAAAAATGGCGGCAAGCTGTCGGTGATCCACGCGTCCGACGACGAACTCTTGATTCCTACCGCCAACAAGATCATTGCCGCGCCAAGCGACTGGCTCGCCGCGCTGTCCGACATCGTGTCGGCCGTATCGAGCGCCAAGGGCGTGGCCGCGCCTGCCGGTTTTGACAGCAAGCCATCGGATGCGGCCAGCGCGATTGCCGCCAGCCTCAACACCGGCGACGAGAGCATGCCTGCCGTGATCCTGCTGGGCAACGCTGCCATGCACCACCCGCAAGCGTCGAGCATCTACGCCGCCGCCCAGTGGATTGCTGAGCAGACCGGTGCCAAGCTGGGCGTGCTGACCGAGGGCGCCAACACGGTTGGCGGCTACCTGGTCGGCGCCACCGCCAGGAATGCCAAGGAACTGTTTTCCGAGCCGAAGAAAGCCTACCTGCTGCTCAATGCCGAACCGGAACTGGACGCGGCCAACCCGCAGCAAGCCCGCGCCGCGCTCGACGCCGCTGAAATGGTGGTCGTCATGTCCGCCTTCCAGCATGGCTTTGACTATGCCGATGTGCTGCTGCCGATTTCGCCCTTCAGCGAAACCTCGGGCACCTTCGTCAACTGCGAAGGCCGCGCTCAAAGCTTCAATGGCACCGTCAAGCCGCTGGGCGACACGCGCCCGGCCTGGAAAGTGCTGCGCGTGCTGGGCAACCTGCTGGGCGTGTCCGGTTTTGACTACGACACCTCCGAAGCCGTGCGCGACGAACTGTTCGGCAAGGGCGTGACCGACCTGCGCGACAAGCTCAACAACACCGGCAAGGCGGCACTCAAGCCTGCCACCTTCGGTAGCGCTGCCTCGCTCGAACGCATTGCCGATGTGCCCATCTATTTTGCCGACCCGATCGCGCGCCGCTCCGAGCCGCTGCTGCGCACGGCCGACGCCAACCAGCCGCTGGTCAAGCTGCCATCGGCCCTGGCCGCGCAGCTGGGCGTGCAAGCGGGCGACAAGGTGAAGGTGTCGCAGGGTAACGGTTCGGCCATCCTGATGGCCGGTATCGATGCCAGCCTGCCGGCCAATACCGTGCGGGTATCGGCAGCCCACGCCGCCACCTCGACGCTGGGCGCCATGTTCGGTGCCATCCAAGTAGAAAAAGCAGGGGAGAGCGCTTAA
- the nuoH gene encoding NADH-quinone oxidoreductase subunit NuoH, protein MSLPEMIDSVYLWGAANTGVVWPVIWTLAKIMCVLLPLMGLVAYATLWERKLIGWIQIRIGPNRVGPAGLLQPIADALKLLFKEIVVPAKASSGLFVLGPIMTIMPALAAWAVVPFGPGLALADVNAGLLLLMAITSIEVYGIIIAGWASNSKYSFMGAMRASAQMISYEIPIGFVLVVILMVSGSLNISDIVAMQNRGTGAEMGLSFLSWNWLPLLPLFVVYLTSGLAECNRSPFDVVEGESEIVAGHMVEYSGMSYAMFMLAEYANMILIGTLASILFLGGWHAPLAILEVGGVLGGFLGFFWLFAKAFFIVSLFIWVRGTFPRYRYDQIMRLGWKIFIPVTLVMLVAVATLMQTPWNIWAK, encoded by the coding sequence ATGAGTCTGCCTGAAATGATTGATAGCGTGTATCTCTGGGGCGCTGCCAACACTGGCGTGGTATGGCCCGTCATCTGGACCCTGGCCAAGATCATGTGCGTCCTGTTGCCGCTCATGGGCCTGGTCGCTTACGCCACCCTGTGGGAGCGCAAGCTGATCGGCTGGATCCAGATCCGTATCGGCCCCAACCGTGTTGGACCTGCGGGCCTGCTGCAGCCGATCGCCGACGCCTTGAAGCTTTTGTTCAAGGAAATCGTGGTGCCGGCCAAGGCATCGTCCGGCCTGTTCGTGCTCGGTCCCATCATGACCATCATGCCGGCCCTGGCCGCATGGGCGGTGGTGCCGTTCGGCCCCGGCCTGGCGCTGGCCGACGTCAACGCCGGCCTGCTGCTGCTGATGGCGATCACTTCCATCGAGGTGTACGGCATCATCATTGCCGGCTGGGCATCGAACTCGAAGTACTCGTTCATGGGCGCCATGCGCGCCTCGGCCCAGATGATTTCCTACGAAATTCCCATCGGCTTCGTGCTGGTGGTGATCCTGATGGTGTCGGGCAGCCTGAATATTTCCGATATCGTGGCCATGCAAAACCGCGGCACCGGTGCCGAGATGGGCCTGTCCTTCCTGTCGTGGAACTGGCTGCCCCTGCTGCCCCTGTTCGTGGTCTACCTGACCTCGGGCCTGGCTGAGTGCAACCGCAGCCCGTTCGACGTCGTCGAAGGCGAGTCCGAGATCGTGGCCGGCCACATGGTGGAATACTCGGGCATGTCCTACGCCATGTTCATGCTGGCCGAATACGCCAACATGATCCTGATCGGTACCCTGGCATCGATCCTGTTCCTTGGCGGCTGGCACGCGCCCCTGGCCATCCTCGAAGTCGGTGGCGTGCTGGGTGGCTTCCTGGGCTTCTTCTGGCTCTTTGCCAAGGCCTTCTTCATCGTCTCGCTGTTCATCTGGGTACGCGGCACTTTCCCGCGCTACCGTTATGACCAGATCATGCGCCTGGGCTGGAAAATCTTCATCCCCGTGACGCTGGTCATGCTGGTGGCCGTGGCCACCTTGATGCAGACCCCCTGGAATATCTGGGCCAAGTAA
- the nuoI gene encoding NADH-quinone oxidoreductase subunit NuoI: MTRIKDFVSSMLLVELFKGLALTGKYMFARKITVQYPEEKTPMSPRFRGLHALRRYPNGEERCIACKLCEAVCPAMAITIESEQRDDGSRRTTRYDIDLTKCIFCGFCEESCPVDSIVETHVLEYHGEKRGDLYYTKEMLLAVGDRYEGEIAAARAADAPYR; encoded by the coding sequence ATGACTCGTATTAAAGATTTTGTAAGCAGCATGCTGCTGGTGGAGTTGTTCAAGGGTCTGGCGCTGACGGGCAAGTACATGTTCGCGCGCAAGATCACTGTGCAATATCCAGAAGAGAAAACCCCGATGTCGCCCCGTTTCCGTGGCCTGCATGCGCTGCGCCGCTACCCCAACGGGGAAGAGCGCTGCATCGCCTGCAAGCTGTGCGAAGCGGTGTGCCCGGCCATGGCGATCACGATCGAATCGGAACAGCGTGACGATGGTTCGCGCCGCACCACGCGCTACGACATCGACCTGACCAAGTGCATCTTCTGCGGCTTTTGCGAGGAATCCTGCCCGGTCGACTCGATTGTCGAGACCCACGTGCTGGAATACCACGGTGAAAAGCGCGGTGACCTGTACTACACCAAAGAGATGCTGCTCGCTGTCGGCGACCGCTACGAAGGCGAGATCGCCGCCGCCCGCGCGGCCGATGCTCCTTACCGTTAA
- a CDS encoding NADH-quinone oxidoreductase subunit J, with protein MEFKSVLFYVFSAIMLFAAVRVITARNPVHAALFLVLAFFNAAGIWMLLMAEFLSIVLVLVYVGAVMVLFLFVVMMLDVNMDKMREGFWSYLPLALGIGLLIIFEMAAVLWRGFLDFEQAPAALAANIGGTKELGLLIYTRYIYGFEIAAAILLVAIIAAVALTLRTRKDTKAFNPGDAVRVKRNDRLRIVKMDAVNQPAIDADNKAKAEAALAAAEAQDAASKETK; from the coding sequence ATGGAATTTAAATCTGTTTTGTTTTACGTGTTCTCGGCGATCATGCTGTTCGCCGCAGTGCGCGTCATCACCGCCAGGAACCCGGTGCACGCCGCGCTGTTCCTGGTGCTGGCGTTCTTCAACGCTGCCGGCATCTGGATGCTGCTGATGGCCGAGTTCCTCTCCATCGTGCTGGTGCTGGTCTATGTGGGCGCCGTCATGGTGCTGTTCCTGTTCGTGGTCATGATGCTCGATGTGAACATGGACAAGATGCGGGAAGGCTTCTGGTCCTATCTGCCGCTCGCCCTCGGCATTGGCCTGTTGATCATCTTCGAGATGGCTGCCGTCCTGTGGCGCGGTTTCCTCGATTTCGAGCAGGCCCCGGCCGCCCTGGCCGCCAATATCGGCGGTACCAAGGAACTGGGCCTGTTGATCTACACCCGCTATATTTATGGCTTTGAAATTGCTGCTGCGATCCTGCTGGTTGCCATCATTGCTGCCGTGGCCCTGACGCTGCGTACCCGCAAGGACACCAAGGCCTTCAATCCGGGCGATGCCGTGCGCGTCAAGCGCAATGACCGCCTGCGCATCGTCAAGATGGATGCCGTGAACCAGCCGGCCATCGACGCCGACAACAAGGCAAAAGCCGAGGCAGCCCTGGCCGCCGCCGAAGCGCAAGACGCTGCCAGCAAGGAGACCAAATGA
- the nuoK gene encoding NADH-quinone oxidoreductase subunit NuoK, with the protein MVSLQHFLILGAMLFAIAIVGIFLNRKNVIVLLMAIELMLLAVNMNFIAFSHYMGDAAGQIFVFFILTVAAAEAAIGLAILVVMFRNLDTINVEDLDRLKG; encoded by the coding sequence ATCGTTTCGCTCCAACATTTCCTGATCCTGGGCGCGATGCTGTTTGCGATCGCGATCGTGGGCATTTTCCTGAACCGCAAGAACGTGATCGTGCTGCTGATGGCCATCGAGCTGATGCTGCTGGCCGTGAACATGAACTTCATCGCCTTTTCGCATTACATGGGCGACGCGGCAGGGCAGATCTTCGTGTTCTTCATCCTCACCGTCGCTGCCGCCGAGGCGGCCATTGGCCTGGCGATTTTGGTGGTGATGTTCCGTAACCTGGACACGATCAATGTGGAAGACCTGGATCGCCTCAAAGGCTGA
- the nuoL gene encoding NADH-quinone oxidoreductase subunit L: MAGQLLNPNLLLAVPLAPLAGAMIAGLFGTKFFGNVVGRKTSHTVTILGVLIALILSVQTLMAVMDGASFNGTIYNWMTVGSLKMEVGFQIDALSAMMMCVVTFVSLMVHIYTIGYMAEDEGYNRFFAYISLFTFSMLMLVMSNNFLQLFFGWEAVGLVSYLLIGFWYKRPTAIFANMKAFLVNRVGDFGFILGIGLLLAYAGSMNYQEVFARKDELALLTLPGTDWMLLSVACICLFIGAMGKSAQFPLHVWLPDSMEGPTPISALIHAATMVTAGIFMVARMSPLFELSDTALSFVLVIGSITALFMGFLGIIQNDIKRVVAYSTLSQLGYMTVALGASAYSVAVFHLMTHAFFKALLFLGAGSVIIGMHHDQDIRNMGGLRKYMPITWITALLGSLALIGTPFFSGFYSKDSIIEAVHATTLWGAGFANFAVLAGVFVTAFYSFRMYFLVFHGEERFGKAHTHDHSHGKESDGHHEEDEHGHDDHHHGLAPGQKPHESPLVVTLPLILLAIPSVIIGFIAIEPMLFGDFFNGVITVGENHAAMATLKANWHGPVAMVMHGLVTPPFWLALAGVAAAYYCYMVNPRVPAWFYAKGKAIHTLLDNKYYMDKFNDVVFAGGARLLGNGLWNVGDKGLIDGLIVNGSAKVVGWFSSIVRGGQTGYIYHYAFVMIVGVLAALMYFVPIWPQ, encoded by the coding sequence ATGGCGGGTCAACTTCTTAACCCTAACCTCCTTCTTGCCGTACCCCTGGCGCCGCTGGCCGGCGCCATGATTGCGGGCTTGTTCGGTACCAAGTTTTTTGGCAATGTCGTCGGCCGCAAGACTTCGCACACCGTCACGATCCTGGGCGTGCTCATTGCCCTGATCCTGTCGGTGCAGACCCTGATGGCGGTCATGGATGGTGCCAGCTTCAACGGCACCATCTATAACTGGATGACGGTCGGCTCGCTCAAGATGGAGGTCGGCTTCCAGATCGATGCGCTGTCGGCCATGATGATGTGCGTCGTCACCTTCGTCTCGCTCATGGTCCACATCTACACCATCGGCTACATGGCGGAAGACGAAGGCTACAACCGCTTCTTTGCCTACATCTCGCTGTTTACGTTCTCCATGCTGATGCTGGTCATGTCGAACAACTTCCTGCAGCTGTTCTTTGGCTGGGAAGCAGTGGGCCTGGTGTCTTACCTGTTGATCGGTTTCTGGTACAAGCGACCCACCGCCATTTTCGCCAACATGAAGGCCTTTCTGGTCAACCGCGTGGGCGACTTCGGCTTCATTCTGGGCATCGGCCTGCTGCTGGCCTATGCCGGCTCCATGAATTACCAGGAAGTGTTTGCCCGCAAGGATGAACTGGCGCTCCTGACCCTGCCCGGCACCGACTGGATGCTGCTGTCGGTGGCCTGTATCTGCCTGTTCATTGGCGCCATGGGCAAGTCGGCCCAGTTCCCGCTGCACGTCTGGCTGCCTGACTCGATGGAAGGCCCGACGCCAATCTCGGCCCTGATCCACGCCGCGACCATGGTCACGGCCGGCATCTTCATGGTGGCCCGCATGTCGCCCTTGTTCGAATTGTCCGACACGGCGCTCTCGTTCGTGCTCGTCATCGGCTCGATCACCGCGCTGTTCATGGGCTTTTTGGGCATCATCCAGAACGACATCAAGCGCGTGGTCGCCTACTCGACCCTGTCGCAGCTGGGCTACATGACCGTGGCGCTGGGCGCCTCGGCCTACTCGGTGGCCGTGTTCCACCTGATGACGCACGCCTTCTTCAAGGCGCTCCTGTTCCTCGGCGCCGGCTCGGTCATCATCGGCATGCACCACGACCAGGACATCCGCAACATGGGCGGCCTGCGCAAGTACATGCCCATTACCTGGATCACCGCGCTGCTCGGCTCCCTGGCCCTGATCGGGACCCCGTTCTTCTCGGGTTTCTACTCCAAGGACAGCATCATCGAGGCGGTCCATGCCACCACGCTGTGGGGCGCGGGCTTTGCCAACTTTGCCGTGCTGGCCGGTGTATTCGTGACCGCCTTCTATTCCTTCCGCATGTACTTCCTGGTGTTCCACGGCGAAGAGCGTTTCGGAAAAGCGCATACCCATGACCACAGCCATGGCAAGGAGTCGGATGGCCACCACGAAGAAGACGAGCATGGCCACGACGACCATCACCACGGCCTGGCCCCTGGCCAGAAGCCGCACGAGTCGCCGCTGGTGGTGACGCTGCCGCTGATCCTGCTGGCCATTCCTTCGGTGATCATTGGCTTCATCGCGATTGAGCCAATGCTGTTCGGCGACTTCTTCAACGGCGTCATCACCGTGGGCGAAAACCACGCGGCGATGGCCACCCTGAAGGCCAACTGGCATGGTCCGGTCGCGATGGTCATGCACGGCCTGGTGACGCCACCGTTCTGGCTCGCGCTGGCCGGCGTGGCCGCTGCCTACTACTGCTACATGGTCAATCCGCGTGTGCCGGCCTGGTTCTATGCCAAGGGCAAGGCCATCCACACCCTGCTGGACAACAAGTACTACATGGACAAGTTCAACGACGTGGTGTTCGCCGGCGGCGCGCGCCTGCTGGGCAATGGCCTGTGGAACGTGGGCGACAAGGGCCTGATCGATGGCCTCATCGTCAACGGCAGCGCGAAAGTGGTTGGCTGGTTCTCGTCCATCGTGCGCGGCGGCCAGACCGGCTACATCTACCACTACGCGTTTGTGATGATCGTCGGTGTGCTGGCTGCATTGATGTACTTCGTTCCGATCTGGCCTCAATAA